A segment of the Suncus etruscus isolate mSunEtr1 chromosome 7, mSunEtr1.pri.cur, whole genome shotgun sequence genome:
CTCAGCCCACCACCTGCCCTAAATGCTTTTAGATGGGGATTGGGCTGACAGCTGCTACCTCCGCTCTCCCAGCCTGGCTGTCCCAAAACAAGGATGCCACAACCCCCTCCCAGTCAGCCCCACTGTGCTTTCTCCTCAATTTCCCCACAGCTGAGATTTGCCTCACTTAGGGGAagatccattttatatttttataccctGACCATCCTGACCTTTACATTCCACAGCCACTCTGGACTCCATGAACCTCTATGTATCATGTAACTGATCTATAATTAAGGACATAAAAGTGTAAGCTAGGAAATGACTTCATTTCCTAGAGGACTTTTTACTTTCCCTTTAGAAAATTCCTGAGAGCCCAATGTTCTATGTAACAATCATCCTAATGGTCCTTTCACTATATTTCCCATGTGAAGCACAAAACCACAATGGGTGTTCCATAATTACATGTTTTTAAACATGGTTGAATATAGTGTGTCATCCCTCTGATGTCGATGATCCTATTATTCCATATTAGAGAGAAGATTGGAGGAGCACATTAATCTACCTCATCTTCTTCACTTTATGAAGAACTCCAAGCTAAATAGTAAAGTCTCAGGGAATGCAGACTTATGAGTTTTGTTTTATAACTGCTTGGAGGGAAAGAAATCCACTATGGCCTTTTGGAAGTACTCTCAGTGCATAGAGGAAAGCTGGGCTGTTTCTTACCCTACTGTCCTCCTGGCTCTCCCAGTCACTGGAGAAGGTCACCAGTTGCTGCCCTTCAGAACAGTTGGAGAATTGGAAAAGGCTGGAAAACATCCTTCTGTTCTCTTGCGTGTCCGGAAAAATGGCATCTTGGAAATTGACACCGTGAGGCAAAAAGTTATAATTTTCATCCATCCTAGATGGAAAGAGGAAGCAGGCAGAGATATTGACTGGACATGCAGGAGCTGTGTCATACTTTAACCAAGAATCAGGTGTTGACTGTTATGTCAATCCCACATCTTTAGTGTCTGCCTTAGAGAACTGACTCCTAACCGGTTTCTCTCCCTCACACTTCCAAATGtgtccttaatatttttttttttttttggtttttgtgccacacccagtaacgctcaggggtaactcctggctatgtgctcagaagttgctcctgacttgggggaccatatgggacaccgggggatcgaaccgcggtctgtccaaggctagtgcaggcaaggcaggcaccttacctttagcgccactgcccggctgTGTCCTTAATATTAAGTCTTCAAAATGGTGAGTTTGTTCAAGTCAGGGGAAAGCATGTTtgagcatgtggctgactagttctctcctttgttttattttatttcttcatgttgGTGTTCAGGTCACATCCAACAgagctcaggtttactcctggctctgcactcagggctcactcctgcagACTtacaggaaactatatgggatgctggggatcgaacccaggtcagctgcttgcaaagcaaatgccctacccattacaccatcactctggccccatggcctCTCTCCTTTCTAGTGTTCCTGTTTCCTCAAGAAATGAAggtcaggggtcggagagatagcatgaaggtaaggcgtttgcctttcatgcagaaggtcatcggttcgaatcccggcgccccatatggttccccgtgcctgccaggagaaatttctgagcctggagccaggaataacccctgagcactgcagtgtgtgacccaaaaaccacaaaaaaaaaaaaaagaaatgaaggtcaGGTGTGATGATCTGTGTTCATATCCTGCCACTGTTACTATTATTTAGTTTAACAGGAAAGAATTCCTTCAACTCTCCACGTTTTAGTCTTCTAGTTTTTTTCAAAGAGAATGGCaaggctgaagtgatagaacagtaggGAGGTttaatgccttgcatgtggcacaaccaggtgtgattcccagtaccatatatggttcctggagcctaccaatagtgatccctgagctcagagccaggagtaaatcctgggtcCAGCCAGATATAACCCAAAAtttaaactatatacatataaaagagGGTGAAAACACACCTTCTTGGTAGTGGTGCAATGACTGCAGCTGGAAATGGTTGCACTGACAGTGTGGTAAATTGCTTGCAAGGATAAAGAAggcagaaaaggaaaaggagagatgaAAGGTCTATACTTCAGACCAGTGACTCACCAGGGAGTCTGTCTGTGGCCCTGTGCTGCCCCTCTCTTCACTGCTCTTGCACTGACCGGGATCTAAACATGTCTTCCTGGGCCCCAGAATAATGCAGGAAGAAGGATTTAATGCTACTGCTGACATACTTTATGGCCACGCAGTCCTGTGAAATGGAAATCAGACAGACTCTGGTTTGGCTGTTTCAGTCCTAATTTGCTGTAAATATGTCACAGCAAAAGATGAAAGAGTTGGCAGGATCCTCGGACAAATTGTGTTTCATGATaaagtaggaaagaaaaaaaaatcttgtctgCTCAAGTACTTAAGTTCTTCATTGCTCAGAAGATGAAGCTTTCCAAATGTTGGATACTTTCATCCCGGACTCTCCTAAGTAAATTCATGAAAAATAGCCAGGGAGATAATTCCAGTGGCAGAACACAAGCCTCAGATGTACAAAGCCCTGGGTTCCAACCCCTGCATGGTCCTGGGAGTCCCTAAGTACTACACCTAGCTCTCCCAGCCCAGTTTGACCCACaacttccaagaaaaaaaaaatctaagttatGTTTACTGTATGAAGAGAGGTACCATCTACACTCCAGCTGCGTTTATTTAGAAACTCTACTTCTCCAGTAATTAAAAGAATCCAACTTGGTCTTACGAGTGCCTTCAAGCCAACACAAAGCACACCATGAATGCTAAACTTAGGCTTTCTGGCTTCAATATAGAAAACATGTGTTGCTGGGACCGAGGAATGTACCCCCTTGGGTTGGACTAACTGTGTGCATGCTGGGGGTGACGTCAGATCTCAAGCACCACAAGAGACTCCCAGATAGAGCGCTAGTCCTTCCAACAACTCTGTTGTCCCTTCAGAGAAGTCTACACCTTCCAGTAGAAAAGGTGGCACCTAAAAACCTCCGTCCACTGTGTCAAGTGTTGTCTGTTTGTCTATCTGTGGCTTGTGTCTCTCCTACCCCAGATGGGCTCCATTTGCTGCTCTTACTCCAAACCCAGTTCAGGGCCCTTCTGCTGAATTCTGAAAGTGCAGCACATCCAACCTCGACCTCTGGCCCACTTTCTCCAAACTTGGAAAGCTTTGGCATGGAACAGCCTATCTCTTTCTATCCTCAAAAAGATCCTTTCTACCCTTCTGCCCCTTGGAAAGCTGAGAACAGGTGTGTGGGCAGCTGGGCCAGCAGGAGAGAGATGAGCTGATGTGGGGGctgagatgaaactagaagaaaGGGAATATTTTATTCGGATGCCCGGAGTTTACGTCTGCATTTTAACTTCCACCAGCCTCGCTTCTCAATGAAGGAAGATGAGGTGACTGGGAATGGGAGGTCAGTAACCCTTAAAGCCAGTGACAGGGCTGGAAGCCTGGCTGGCAGCCCACTGACCCAGATTCTGTTCCCTGCTGGACAtcgggtcccctgaaccctgtcagaagtgatcctggagcacagagccaggagtacaccttgACCGCAGGGTATGGCCCGAGGAGAGATGGAATTCCCCtctccaaaaaatgaaaagaaaacacagaaagtGTAGCCGTACCCGATCTCAGTTTTTCTCACCATCCCCAGCTAATTCCACTGaatctaatttttttcaaaagatgctgcagagggctggagagatagcatggaggtagggtgtttgccttgcatgcagaaggtcagtggttagaatcccggcatcctatatggtcccccaagcctgccaggagtgatttctgagcatagagccaggagtaaccttgagcgctgccggtgtgactccccccaaaaaaacaaacaaacaaacaaacaaacaaaagatgctgAAGGTTGGGATAGGATTCCTGGGACTTTGACACTATTATGATCATCTGATGGAAACTGCAATTAAATTGTTGGTTTGGggttgatttgggtttttttttgtttgtttgtttgttttttaagactTTGCCTGGAAAATGCTTACTAGTGCTAAAACGTTGGGCTCAGCcccgtttttattttttatttttttttttgtttttttttttttgttttttttgggtcacacctggctgtgctcaggggttatttctggctccaggctcagaaattgctcctggcaggcacaggggactatatggggcgccaggattcgaaccgatgacctcgtgcatgaaaggcagacgccttacctccatgctatctctctggcccccccgtttttatttttcagcagtCCCGGGGGCGCCTGAGATCTCAGCGGCACAGGAGAGCATTCCAGCCAAGGAGAAAGGGTGAGGAGCTAAGGAGCGATGGCTCACCTGAGGAAGAAGAAGTAGGCGGCGTCGGGCACCACAGTGTGCGAGTGGCACGAGAAATAGCCCAGGCCGGTGAGGTTGAGGCGAGAGCCCGCGGGCACCGCAAGCATGCTGCCCCACGCCTGGTCACACAGCATCTCCACCTCGGCCAAGTACAGGAGCCCGTCCTGGCTGGCCTCCAGCTGCCAGGGCAGGGAGTTGTAGATGCCCTGGTCCTCGGGGTGCAGCGCCAGGACCTTGGCATACACGATGATCTCCGCCAGCTCAGCGCGGCAGCCTTCGCTTAGGGGTCTCCACTCCGACGGCAGCTGGCAGCCCCGGGTGGTGGCCAGCAGGCAGAGAGCGGCGAGCAGCAGCGGGCTGGGCATGTCGGCGGCGGGCACTGGGCAGGGCGCACCGGACAGGACGCACCGGGCAGAGCGCACCGGGAAGAGCGCACCGGGCAGAGCGCACCGGGCAGGGCGCACGGGGCCGGGCGCACTACCCAGGGCGCATGACGAGGCGCCCTCCCTTCTCTAGCCCGGGAAGGGCAGCCTGGGGTGCTCGCAGGGCTGCCCCGGAGCTCCAAGCTCCCAGTGCCCTGGCCCTGCCCGCGGCTTTAACAGGCTCTTGGGGGTGGGCCCGCCCCCATCCCTCCtgtcctgcccccaccccaggcgCAAGGGCGGAGGGAAGGGGACCCGCCAGGCGTCCAGTGGCCAAGGGGTATGCGATTTGGAGAATGGGGGAGACGCAGCG
Coding sequences within it:
- the CCDC3 gene encoding coiled-coil domain-containing protein 3; amino-acid sequence: MPSPLLLAALCLLATTRGCQLPSEWRPLSEGCRAELAEIIVYAKVLALHPEDQGIYNSLPWQLEASQDGLLYLAEVEMLCDQAWGSMLAVPAGSRLNLTGLGYFSCHSHTVVPDAAYFFFLRMDENYNFLPHGVNFQDAIFPDTQENRRMFSSLFQFSNCSEGQQLVTFSSDWESQEDSRLLCSSVQKALLEEEEHVKTLQQKVAVLEKRNRQLRARVHKARRALRQARKHGRHLELLSQKLHVHARGPEPAGAPYRRG